In Scomber japonicus isolate fScoJap1 chromosome 20, fScoJap1.pri, whole genome shotgun sequence, the genomic window CTGAGAGCTTCAAGTTTGCAGTCTGGATTCTCCAGGTCCAAAGACCGTGCCATCACCTGAGTCCTCTAGGTCACAGTAACTCAGATCCAggtctctcagactagaggactggctGCTGAGAATGGAGGCCAGAGCTTTACAGCTTCTCGATGATAGGTTACAGCCACCCAGCCTGAAAAGTGATAgagtggaaaaacaaacatgttatgAATTTTCTTCTGTCTTGCTTTATAACAGTGTATTGAAGATTAGTAtaatttattgtgtttgtgtatcaacGTACAGAGATTTACTGGatgctttgaccactggcagcagccatagaagagcctcctctgaggCGGAGTATTTCCTGAGGTCAAATACATCCAGCTTTTCTCCTgctgacagtaagatgaagaccagagctgaccactgagtaGGAGAGagttcatctgtggagagacttcctgaactcaagtactgttggatctcctccactagagaacgatcattcagttcattcagacagtggaacagattgatgcttctctctgcagacacattctgcCCGATGTTTTCCTTGATATACTGGAttgtttcctgattggtctgtgagccgctttctgtctttgtcagcAGGCCTttcaggagagtctgattggtctggaCTGACAAGCCCAGGAgaaagcggaggaacaagtccaagtgtccattttgactttttaaggCCTTTTCCACTGCAGTCTGGTAGAAGAGTTGTACTGCAGGGTTGTCTGGCCTAGACCTGTGAGGGGTTGACTGTGGTccttctgccagcagattgactccagagttgatgaatgtcagatggacatgaagagctgccagaaactcctgaaggctcagatggacgaagcagaacaccttgtcctggtaaagccctctctcctctttaaagatctctgtgaacactcctgagcacactgaggctgctctgatatcgatgccacactctgtcaggtctgattcatagaagatcaggttgcctttcagcagctgctcaaaagccagttttcccagagactcaatcatcttcctgctctctggactccagtgtggatctgtctcagctcctccatcatacttgatgttcttcagtttggactgaaccaccagaaagtggatgtacatctcagtcagggtcttgggcagctctcctccctctctgcttttcaacacatcctccagaactgtagcagtgatccagcagaaaactgggatgtggcacatgatgtggaggcttcgtgatgtcttgatgtgggagatgatggtgcaggcctgctcctcatctctgaatctattcttgaagtactcctccttctgtgggtcagtgaaccctctgacctctgtcaccatgtcaacacactcaggagggatctgattggctgctgcaggtcgtgtggttatccagaggcgagcagagggaagcagtttccccctgatgaggtttgtcagcagcacatccactgaggtggactctgtaacatcagtcaggatctcagtgttgtggaagtccagaggaagtcgacactcatccagaccgtcaaagatgaacacaacatggaactcttcaaacctgcagattcttgcttctttggtttcagtaaagaagtgatgaacaagttccaccaagctgtactttttctctttcagcgcattcagctctctgaaagtgaatggaaatgtgaagtgtatgtcctggttggctttgtcttcagcccagtccagagtgaacttctgtgttaagactgttttcccaatgccagccactccctttgtcatcactgttctgactGGTTGGTTTCTTTCAGGTAGGGGATGAAATAAGTCTTTACATGCGATTATGGTTTCCAATCTcgctggtttcctggatgctatttcaatctgtctgacttcatgttcatcattgacctctccAGTCCCTCCTTCTGTAAGGCAGACatgtgtgtagatctgattcagaggTGTTCGGTCTCCGGCTTTAGCAACTCcctcaaacaaacactgaaatttATTCTCAAGATTAGATTTGAGTTTGCACTGGCAGATAGCAGCATTAGTTCCTGTTGGAGCAAACAGCAAATGGCCATATTTTAGAGCAGCAGTATGACAAGCTGGAACATGGGGCTACACAATAATGCTTTGGCAAGGGGCTGTGTTAGTAGGGTTGATTCGGTTAGTGGTTCGGTTCCTGGGTGGTATTCGGTTAACACCACTCAGGAAGGCTTGTGTGACTGATACTGACACTGGCATGATGACCAAACACGACACAACAATCTATGTGACAGGATTTTACAATCATTTCCTCATGTGTGATTGCATTGTGAACAGTACACATACACTTTTACACTTTACAAAGTTGCCCACCAGGAAAGCATGCTTAAATGTATTTGATTGGCCAGCACAATGTGTGGATGATATGATATATCTTTGCAAACTCTGAGCCAGGTTCCACTTTCGTTGAatggcctcatttaaatgaataaggaggctgtgttttattttatgcagTGCTGGTGTCTGTCTGAATGTGGCCTTAAAAGTGATTTTATTGCACTAGGCAGAGTGTAGTAGACTTGTGCCTGGAAGCAAGAAAGGCTTGTGGGTTTAGATGTTCAAAGAGAATGTACTGATAGAACAAAGCAGTCATAGCAGGGCCAGTAGGAACTGCAGTCTGTGATTCTCATGTATTATGAGAAtctgctctgttttgttttaaaaaattatctGATAAGACTTTACTGCTGTTGTGGTGACTCCTTTAACCACCTGGATgaaaattatttatatataacttCATACAATTTTTTTGTCATACAAAATAAGGAATTGGGAATAAGGCAGCAGTTTTATGACATAATCATCCAATTTTGTACCATTTATCTTCTCCATGAATTTTAAAGCTCTTCAGTTTACTGATGGTAAATATCACTTTCCATCAACACCACACTACAATATGGGTTGTAAATGACATGCAAACTACATGGACTATGCTAAAAACAAGGCTGTACACTAAAGGTAGATTggctttacatatttaaaatcctcttactgttCTGCAGACAGTCAGCCAGCCCATCCTGCCTCATTTTCCTGAGAAAGTGTAGTGTGATCTTCACCAACgcctccctcctgctcctcctctgctcctcttccacACTGTCCACTCCACTCTCATCTTTTCTCCACTCTTCTGAGCATTCTCTGAAGTCTGGATGACTCAGAATCCTCTGGAACCTCTTCAGCTCATTCTTAACAAAACTGACAATATTCTCTTCAAGAAGCTGAAATTATATAAATTAACTTTGAATATTCTATAGACTGCAGGCTCTTTGAAACACAAGAGATAGCCTTTGTAgttcttaaagactgtgtaaagtgaattcagacattttcttctaaatacattaaataggtcataaatgtatttctaaaaaatgtgtaaaaagcatttcaaccatttagttttgaattgtggagctaggcttcacaaactgtgtttcaacatttctgtcttcaggatttagtgggcaggtctgaaaatcacccgcccctgctgctgtagaggtataaa contains:
- the LOC128381191 gene encoding LOW QUALITY PROTEIN: NLR family CARD domain-containing protein 3-like (The sequence of the model RefSeq protein was modified relative to this genomic sequence to represent the inferred CDS: inserted 2 bases in 1 codon), yielding MRMQKQRAASSVPSCVSLKSDWSMGHPLNFKDQCDSVERRKQKQRPASPVSSCVSLKSDWSMGHPLNFKDRCESVERRVHQQKSETGCNQPDQQHQTDLDSIFMLLEENIVSFVKNELKRFQRILSHPDFRECSEEWRKDESGVDSVEEEQRRSRREALVKITLHFLRKMRQDGLADCLQNRTNAAICQCKLKSNLENKFQCLFEGVAKAGDRTPLNQIYTHVCLTEGGTGEVNDEHEVRQIEIASRKPARLETIIACKDLFHPLPERNQPVRTVMTKGVAGIGKTVLTQKFTLDWAEDKANQDIHFTFPFTFRELNALKEKKYSLVELVHHFFTETKEARICRFEEFHVVFIFDGLDECRLPLDFHNTEILTDVTESTSVDVLLTNLIRGKLLPSARLWITTRPAAANQIPPECVDMVTEVRGFTDPQKEEYFKNRFRDEEQACTIISHIKTSRSLHIMCHIPVFCWITATVLEDVLKSREGGELPKTLTEMYIHFLVVQSKLKNIKYDGGAETDPHWSPESRKMIESLGKLAFEQLLKGNLIFYESDLTECGIDIRAASVCSGVFTEIFKEERGLYQDKVFCFVHLSLQEFLAALHVHLTFINSGVNLLAEGPQSTPHRSRPDNPAVQLFYQTAVEKALKSQNGHLDLFLRFLLGLSVQTNQTLLKGLLTKTESGSQTNQETIQYIKENIGQNVSAERSINLFHCLNELNDRSLVEEIQQYLSSGSLSTDELSPTQWSALVFILLSAGEKLDVFDLRKYSASEEALLWLLPVVKASSKSLLGGCNLSSRSCKALASILSSQSSSLRDLDLSYCDLEDSGXMARSLDLENPDCKLEALRLNGCKLSWKSCQSLLSVICSQSSCLRELDLSNNNLQDSGLKRFSANFTLEILRLNGCNLSSNSCEHLASVLSSEPSGLRELDLSNNDLQDVGVKLLSDGIESPHCKLEALSLSGCLITEEGCESLASALRSNPSHLRELDLSYNHPGDSGVNILSAGLDDPHWRLDTLRLENCGVQQLKPGLRKYACELTMDPNTAHRNLFLLENNIVVEKEEEEEQSYPHHPERFHFWYQLLCRNGVTGRRYWEVLWNGLVSIGVTYRGIKRSGHGDDSRIGGNNRSWCLDCSAVSYFAWHNNKVKIIHRPVPSSARNRVGVYVDWSAGTVSFYRVSSDTLIHIHTFHCTFTEPLYPAFRIRSEFTYGLCNSLSLC